The Desulfoscipio gibsoniae DSM 7213 genome contains a region encoding:
- a CDS encoding aldehyde ferredoxin oxidoreductase N-terminal domain-containing protein: MRYAETGYNLEIDLTTGNIEKVETDPKLTELHLGGLGTSLKIHWDRVPPETKAFDPENLLIVSSGLLCGTPAFSANRTLFSFISPQTDLLAYPMMGGFLAAELKYAGYDKIIIRGKSPKLVYIWIHNDKVEIRDATHLKGKGAVETQDLIRDEMKEPRAQAAAIGLAGENRVFVASIEQSRSSSSRGGGGAVMGDKNLKAIAVRGTKDVYIARGEEFRELIMGEVLEFVKLRNENNLKIAVHSPQHGAIIGSPQAMKYADEEWHTTGFAWGNARNRRKDFWTKEIEESWSKSQESAVKRLISCFNCTQQCGALIAFEDVPRFMMKCFSKLTYAMAAYVDNLDFSWKIMQKATEYGVDSFSTPQIMAFAVELYEAGILTDADFAGCPSDNEGRFFWLLDKIVRREGIGDILADGTYWAARKIGNGAEAFDHNTIKKHEQMNIKLGMLDPLYYLMYSTNEKISITQIEGNFPQGAITKKEDREKFIKDWIQVPDEKFKQYLLDWEPRGENANPYYPTPEIACEIVDWMEMLHNIDDALGLCAGWGSFVFKPPYHIHNYPKIISAATGMDIDKDGLKRIVNRSRNLHRAINNRRGMTRADEKPPEDHWRRRFPELEENLLTTYYKYKGWNYDGIPTKERLQELDLGYVAEDLEKRGILKDGQD; this comes from the coding sequence ATGAGATACGCAGAGACAGGATATAACTTGGAAATTGATCTAACTACAGGAAACATTGAGAAGGTGGAAACCGACCCGAAATTAACGGAACTTCATCTGGGAGGCCTGGGTACCAGCCTCAAGATACACTGGGACAGGGTTCCCCCTGAAACTAAAGCATTTGATCCTGAGAATCTACTGATAGTAAGTTCCGGTCTTTTATGTGGCACACCAGCTTTTAGCGCTAATCGTACCCTTTTTTCCTTCATTTCTCCTCAGACGGATTTACTGGCCTATCCAATGATGGGGGGATTTTTGGCGGCGGAATTGAAGTATGCCGGTTATGACAAAATAATCATTCGCGGCAAGTCTCCCAAGCTGGTGTATATATGGATACACAATGACAAAGTAGAAATACGTGATGCTACACATTTGAAAGGCAAGGGTGCTGTTGAAACGCAAGATCTAATAAGAGATGAGATGAAAGAGCCGAGAGCCCAGGCGGCCGCTATCGGTCTGGCTGGTGAAAACCGGGTTTTTGTGGCTTCCATTGAACAGTCAAGGTCAAGTTCCAGCCGGGGCGGAGGAGGCGCCGTTATGGGGGACAAAAACCTGAAGGCGATAGCTGTCCGGGGAACAAAGGACGTTTACATTGCCCGGGGAGAAGAATTTAGGGAACTTATTATGGGTGAGGTGCTCGAATTCGTAAAATTACGGAATGAAAATAACCTTAAGATAGCGGTGCACTCACCACAGCATGGCGCCATTATTGGCTCGCCCCAAGCGATGAAATACGCTGATGAAGAGTGGCATACTACAGGTTTCGCCTGGGGAAATGCCCGCAACCGGAGAAAAGACTTTTGGACCAAGGAAATCGAGGAGAGTTGGTCTAAGAGTCAGGAGTCGGCGGTAAAGCGTTTGATTAGCTGCTTTAACTGTACGCAGCAATGCGGAGCCTTAATAGCTTTCGAAGATGTGCCAAGATTCATGATGAAATGCTTTTCTAAACTTACCTATGCCATGGCAGCTTATGTAGATAACCTTGATTTCTCCTGGAAAATAATGCAGAAGGCTACTGAATATGGGGTAGATTCATTTTCAACCCCGCAAATTATGGCCTTCGCCGTTGAGTTGTACGAAGCCGGTATTTTGACTGATGCGGATTTTGCCGGTTGCCCATCCGATAATGAGGGAAGATTTTTCTGGCTGCTGGATAAAATTGTCCGCCGGGAAGGAATTGGTGATATTTTGGCCGACGGTACTTATTGGGCAGCCCGCAAGATTGGCAATGGTGCAGAAGCATTTGATCATAATACCATTAAGAAACACGAGCAAATGAATATCAAGTTGGGCATGCTGGATCCCCTGTACTATCTTATGTATTCTACTAACGAAAAGATAAGCATTACCCAAATTGAAGGCAACTTTCCCCAGGGGGCTATTACCAAAAAAGAGGACAGGGAGAAGTTTATAAAGGATTGGATCCAGGTTCCCGATGAAAAGTTCAAGCAATATTTATTGGACTGGGAACCGCGCGGAGAAAACGCAAATCCATATTACCCGACCCCTGAAATAGCCTGTGAAATTGTAGATTGGATGGAAATGCTGCATAACATTGATGACGCCCTGGGGTTATGCGCCGGGTGGGGATCGTTTGTTTTCAAGCCCCCTTACCACATCCACAACTATCCAAAAATAATCTCGGCGGCCACTGGAATGGATATAGACAAAGACGGACTAAAGAGAATAGTTAACAGGAGCCGTAATTTACACAGAGCAATTAACAATAGAAGGGGTATGACGAGGGCTGATGAGAAACCGCCCGAGGATCACTGGCGGCGCAGATTTCCCGAGCTTGAAGAAAATTTGCTAACTACGTATTACAAATACAAGGGTTGGAATTATGACGGTATTCCCACTAAAGAAAGATTACAAGAATTAGATTTGGGTTATGTAGCCGAAGACCTTGAAAAGAGGGGGATATTAAAAGATGGCCAGGATTAA
- a CDS encoding substrate-binding domain-containing protein, whose protein sequence is MKEIRLATTTSAQDSGLLAQLLSRFESESGYKVQVQAVGSGQAMELARRGKADILLVHDPEAEQRLMDEGFGTDRRILMHNDFILVGPIDDPAKVKGMHSVIEAFKKIVETKSRFISRNDVSGTDKREKEIWQKANTDPHATDYQETKSGMAETLAVASGKKGYVLTDRATFLSQKHELKLEVMVEGDDLLLNIYHVIQVNPTKSPGVNAEGAKALADFLNGPNAQEIIGNFMKDRFGCSLFVPDAGKTMQEITQGNWKQVFAS, encoded by the coding sequence ATGAAAGAAATCAGACTGGCCACAACAACCAGTGCCCAGGACAGCGGGCTGCTTGCCCAGCTTTTATCCAGGTTCGAGTCCGAGAGCGGTTATAAGGTCCAAGTCCAGGCGGTGGGCAGCGGTCAGGCAATGGAACTGGCAAGGCGGGGCAAAGCCGACATTTTGCTTGTTCATGATCCCGAAGCAGAACAAAGGTTGATGGATGAAGGGTTCGGAACCGACAGAAGAATATTGATGCACAATGACTTTATCCTGGTAGGACCTATAGATGATCCGGCCAAGGTCAAAGGAATGCACTCCGTAATCGAAGCCTTCAAAAAGATAGTAGAAACAAAGAGCCGCTTTATCAGCCGGAATGACGTCTCCGGTACAGACAAAAGGGAAAAGGAGATCTGGCAAAAGGCAAATACAGACCCCCACGCTACCGATTACCAGGAGACAAAAAGTGGAATGGCCGAGACGCTTGCCGTTGCATCCGGTAAGAAAGGATATGTTCTGACTGACCGGGCGACATTTCTCTCCCAAAAACATGAACTCAAACTCGAGGTTATGGTCGAAGGCGATGATCTGTTGCTTAATATATACCACGTGATTCAGGTTAATCCGACCAAGTCTCCCGGCGTTAACGCTGAAGGTGCTAAAGCGTTGGCCGACTTCCTAAACGGGCCGAATGCCCAGGAAATTATCGGAAACTTCATGAAAGATAGGTTCGGTTGTTCCCTGTTCGTACCGGATGCGGGGAAAACAATGCAGGAAATAACACAGGGGAACTGGAAACAGGTTTTTGCGTCATAA
- the fdhD gene encoding formate dehydrogenase accessory sulfurtransferase FdhD, protein MMERQDIQKKIGELDMQDVAAEVVCNYFSDEGWSRTSVYVPSEMELTIYINQKALVTILCTAAKLNYLVLGYLYAEGIISGVGDVASIRVSEEESLADVRLNNSGYELPALKRLGCSGSSVFKTQGQKVESDLVVTPLEVLSLMKQFQEQMVLYPHSGGVHTSALSDTRNLLVVAEDIGRHNTLNKIQGECLLYGISTRDRLLLITGRISSEMLLKAAKMQVPVVVSRHAPTKNAILLARDMGIALVGKARGDRLAVFTHPERLGCSTD, encoded by the coding sequence ATGATGGAAAGGCAAGACATCCAGAAGAAAATTGGCGAATTGGATATGCAGGACGTGGCAGCGGAAGTTGTCTGTAATTACTTTTCGGACGAGGGATGGTCCAGGACCTCAGTTTACGTGCCCAGTGAGATGGAGCTTACAATTTATATCAATCAGAAAGCACTGGTCACTATCCTGTGCACTGCGGCCAAGCTGAATTATCTAGTCCTGGGATATCTTTATGCGGAGGGAATTATCTCAGGTGTTGGCGACGTGGCGAGCATACGGGTGAGTGAGGAGGAATCGCTGGCCGATGTGAGGCTGAACAACTCGGGGTATGAATTGCCGGCGTTAAAGAGACTTGGATGCAGTGGTAGTTCGGTTTTTAAAACTCAGGGACAGAAGGTTGAATCAGATCTTGTTGTCACACCGTTGGAAGTGCTGTCACTGATGAAACAGTTTCAAGAGCAGATGGTGCTATATCCGCACAGTGGCGGTGTGCACACTTCAGCTCTGTCTGATACCAGGAACCTGCTGGTAGTAGCTGAGGATATCGGACGGCATAATACCTTGAACAAAATCCAGGGCGAATGTCTATTGTATGGAATATCAACCAGAGATCGATTGTTGCTGATCACTGGCCGCATATCGTCCGAAATGTTGCTCAAGGCGGCAAAGATGCAGGTGCCCGTTGTTGTTTCGCGGCATGCACCAACGAAGAACGCTATACTGCTAGCGCGTGATATGGGCATTGCCCTGGTTGGCAAGGCCCGCGGCGACCGCCTGGCGGTATTTACCCACCCGGAGCGTCTTGGCTGCTCAACAGATTAA
- a CDS encoding (Fe-S)-binding protein: MEIEAPIREVIEEIKESGGDAVKFCYQCGKCDTVCPWNKVRNFSMRKLIREATFGLTEIEHEEIWRCTTCGKCVQRCPRDVQQIKNMIALRRMATGYGVFPTAIKPVRTVSAGLTADGNPFGEDRTKRAEWAKGHSVKTFEEGMEILYFPGCYLSYDARLKKVAVATAKILNKAGVEFGILGAGENCCGESIRKTGNEDIFKQLARENIKTFIDNGVKKILVSSPHCYHTFKNEYPEFNVHFEIVHISQYIFELINEGRLQISKEYAKKITYHDPCYLGRHNGIYDEPRGVLQKIPGLELIELPESREDSLCCGMGGGRIWMETPMSERFANLRLEQAIGVGAEELVTACPYCITNFEDSRVVLNYDDVIQIKDITEVIQEVI, translated from the coding sequence GTGGAGATTGAAGCCCCGATCAGAGAGGTCATCGAAGAAATAAAAGAGAGCGGTGGCGACGCCGTCAAATTCTGTTACCAATGCGGAAAATGCGATACTGTTTGCCCCTGGAACAAGGTAAGAAATTTCAGTATGCGCAAACTAATCCGGGAAGCAACATTTGGTTTGACAGAAATAGAGCACGAAGAGATCTGGCGTTGTACCACCTGCGGCAAGTGCGTTCAGAGATGCCCCAGGGACGTACAGCAGATTAAAAACATGATCGCATTGCGCAGGATGGCCACGGGATATGGTGTATTTCCCACCGCCATCAAGCCTGTCCGCACCGTAAGCGCAGGCCTAACCGCAGATGGTAACCCCTTTGGTGAAGATCGCACCAAAAGGGCGGAATGGGCCAAAGGTCACTCTGTAAAGACCTTCGAAGAAGGGATGGAAATATTATATTTCCCCGGCTGCTACTTAAGCTATGACGCAAGATTAAAGAAAGTAGCTGTTGCCACAGCCAAAATCCTCAACAAGGCAGGGGTAGAATTCGGGATACTGGGCGCCGGGGAGAACTGCTGCGGTGAAAGCATCCGCAAGACAGGCAATGAGGATATATTCAAGCAATTAGCCAGGGAAAACATCAAAACCTTTATCGACAACGGGGTCAAGAAAATCCTTGTTTCTTCCCCTCATTGCTATCACACCTTCAAAAACGAGTATCCCGAATTTAATGTGCACTTTGAGATAGTGCATATTTCCCAGTATATATTCGAACTGATTAATGAGGGAAGGCTTCAGATCAGTAAAGAATATGCTAAAAAAATTACCTATCATGACCCCTGTTACCTGGGCCGGCACAATGGCATATATGACGAACCGCGGGGAGTATTACAGAAGATACCCGGTTTGGAACTGATCGAGCTGCCTGAATCCCGGGAAGATAGCCTTTGCTGCGGTATGGGCGGAGGCAGGATCTGGATGGAAACACCAATGTCTGAAAGGTTTGCCAACCTAAGACTAGAGCAAGCTATTGGGGTTGGGGCTGAAGAATTGGTTACAGCCTGCCCCTACTGCATCACCAACTTTGAGGATAGCAGGGTAGTCCTGAATTATGATGATGTTATCCAGATAAAAGACATCACGGAGGTTATCCAAGAGGTGATTTAA
- the fdhF gene encoding formate dehydrogenase subunit alpha, which yields MEMVNLSIDGKEIQVPAGTTVLNAAEQAGIHIPRLCYEPDLNPFGACRLCVVEIQGMRNLPASCVTTVTPGMIVQTNSPAVVEARRTILELLIANHPQDCLTCEKMGNCKLAQYCYEYGVKESPMQGERHNYAVDDSNPFIVRDPNKCILCGKCIRACAEITGKNNLDFAYRGFDTKATTFYDVPFVESDCVFCGNCVSVCPTGALTEKQMQGKVRYWESQKVRTTCPFCGSGCTFDLCVKDGKVVGVVSGPEGAVNGRALCIKGRFGWDFINNDHRLTTPLIKREGKFEPASWEEALDLIAERLSGIKAKYGADSFASLSSARCTNEENYLMQKFTRVVMGTNNVDHCARTUHAPTVAGLATSFGSGAMTNSISEIEQAELLLLIGTNTTEAHPVIGYKMRQAARKGAKLIVVDPRRIELAEEADYWLRIKPGTDIPFLNGLMHIIIAENLYDRVFVEERTENFAALKETVEKYTPEYVSDLTGIPVEDLYAVARLYAGADKAMAFYTLGITEHVCGTNNVMSVANLAMLTGHMGRPGTGVNPIRGQNNVQGACDMGALPNVFSGYQRVIDPAAREKFEQAWGVSLSGELGLMIPEMFDKANAGELKAMYILGENPVLTDPNSNHIRSGLDKLEFLVVHELFLTETAEYADVILPAASFAETDGTFTNTERRVQRVRKAVEPLPGKTNWQALTALFAKMGYPMGYSSAEDVFQEMASLTPSYGGISYARIDKNGLQWPCPTADHPGTPYLHANAFVRGKGLFQSIEHIPPAEIPDREYPYLLSTGRILYHYNVTTPYSTTIASMWSEEYAEVNPEDAARLGFITGDTARVTSRRGEVTSKVRVTDRVPPGMVWMSFHYGESPTNALTSGAVDPITKTGEYKVCAIKIEKIKEAV from the coding sequence TTGGAAATGGTGAATCTCAGTATTGACGGTAAAGAGATCCAAGTTCCGGCAGGCACGACGGTACTTAATGCTGCTGAACAAGCCGGTATCCACATCCCCAGGCTTTGCTACGAACCGGACCTGAACCCCTTTGGGGCGTGCCGGCTGTGTGTGGTGGAAATACAGGGGATGCGCAACCTGCCGGCTTCGTGTGTGACAACTGTTACACCGGGCATGATTGTGCAGACCAATTCACCTGCGGTGGTGGAAGCAAGGCGTACAATACTGGAACTTTTGATTGCCAACCACCCGCAGGATTGCCTGACCTGCGAAAAAATGGGCAACTGTAAGCTGGCTCAATACTGCTATGAATATGGAGTTAAAGAAAGTCCCATGCAGGGGGAAAGGCATAATTATGCCGTAGACGACAGTAATCCATTTATCGTCCGCGACCCTAACAAATGTATTTTATGCGGTAAATGTATCCGTGCTTGTGCTGAAATTACCGGTAAAAACAACCTGGATTTTGCCTACCGCGGCTTTGATACCAAAGCGACAACCTTTTATGATGTGCCATTTGTGGAGTCCGATTGTGTCTTCTGCGGTAATTGCGTTTCCGTATGCCCCACAGGGGCACTGACGGAAAAACAAATGCAGGGCAAAGTCAGGTACTGGGAGAGCCAAAAAGTTAGAACAACCTGCCCGTTCTGCGGTTCCGGCTGTACTTTTGATTTGTGCGTCAAAGACGGTAAGGTTGTCGGTGTCGTATCCGGCCCGGAAGGTGCTGTAAACGGCCGCGCACTGTGTATTAAGGGCAGGTTTGGCTGGGATTTCATTAATAATGATCACCGGTTGACTACTCCTTTAATTAAACGCGAAGGAAAATTCGAACCTGCATCATGGGAGGAAGCACTGGATTTAATAGCAGAAAGGCTAAGTGGGATTAAAGCGAAATACGGGGCTGACTCGTTTGCCAGTCTGAGTTCCGCCAGGTGTACCAATGAAGAGAATTACCTGATGCAAAAATTTACAAGGGTGGTGATGGGCACAAACAACGTAGACCATTGTGCCCGTACCTGACACGCTCCCACAGTGGCCGGTCTGGCCACTTCCTTCGGCAGCGGCGCTATGACCAATTCAATCTCAGAAATCGAACAGGCTGAGTTATTACTGTTAATTGGCACTAATACAACCGAAGCCCACCCGGTGATCGGTTATAAAATGAGGCAGGCGGCACGTAAGGGCGCAAAACTTATTGTGGTGGACCCGCGGCGTATAGAACTTGCGGAGGAAGCCGATTACTGGCTGCGCATCAAACCGGGTACCGATATTCCATTTCTCAACGGGCTGATGCACATCATCATTGCAGAGAATTTATATGACCGGGTGTTTGTGGAAGAGCGAACCGAAAACTTTGCAGCTCTTAAAGAAACAGTTGAAAAATACACACCCGAATATGTATCAGACCTGACCGGCATACCGGTGGAAGACCTGTATGCGGTGGCCCGTCTTTATGCCGGTGCGGACAAAGCAATGGCTTTCTATACCCTTGGCATAACAGAACACGTTTGTGGAACTAATAACGTGATGAGCGTTGCCAACCTGGCTATGCTGACCGGACATATGGGACGTCCGGGCACCGGGGTCAACCCCATCCGCGGTCAAAATAACGTTCAGGGAGCCTGTGACATGGGGGCGCTGCCTAATGTGTTTTCGGGCTACCAGCGTGTGATTGACCCGGCGGCAAGAGAAAAATTTGAACAGGCCTGGGGTGTTTCTTTATCCGGTGAGCTTGGGCTGATGATCCCTGAAATGTTTGACAAGGCTAATGCCGGTGAGCTTAAGGCGATGTATATTCTTGGTGAAAACCCTGTGCTAACGGACCCCAACAGCAACCATATCCGCTCAGGGCTGGATAAGCTGGAATTCCTGGTGGTGCACGAGCTGTTCCTTACGGAAACTGCGGAATATGCCGATGTAATTCTGCCCGCTGCCAGCTTTGCGGAAACAGACGGGACATTTACCAACACCGAGCGCCGGGTACAGCGGGTTAGAAAAGCAGTTGAACCGCTGCCGGGCAAAACCAACTGGCAGGCCTTGACTGCCCTTTTCGCAAAGATGGGTTATCCCATGGGCTACAGCAGTGCCGAAGATGTTTTCCAGGAAATGGCATCACTCACGCCGTCTTATGGCGGTATAAGCTATGCCAGGATTGATAAAAATGGCCTGCAGTGGCCATGTCCAACCGCTGACCACCCGGGAACGCCTTATTTGCACGCCAATGCTTTCGTGCGGGGCAAGGGCTTATTCCAATCCATCGAGCATATTCCCCCTGCAGAAATACCCGACCGGGAATACCCGTACCTGCTATCCACAGGACGGATATTGTATCACTATAATGTGACCACGCCTTATTCAACTACCATTGCCAGCATGTGGTCGGAGGAATATGCCGAAGTTAACCCGGAAGATGCCGCCCGGTTGGGCTTTATTACCGGTGACACGGCAAGGGTAACCTCCCGGCGTGGCGAGGTTACCTCCAAAGTCAGGGTAACCGACCGGGTTCCCCCCGGCATGGTCTGGATGTCGTTCCACTACGGGGAAAGCCCTACCAACGCTTTGACCAGCGGTGCAGTGGACCCGATTACCAAAACAGGTGAGTATAAGGTTTGCGCCATTAAAATTGAGAAAATTAAGGAGGCAGTTTAA
- a CDS encoding molybdopterin molybdotransferase MoeA produces MQLNVNLEKALEYILSRISPLPGESIPLMQALGRVAFQDLLATRDLPSHPQASLDGYALHINDLGRLDSFKVQERLRNGELPRSPLIPGHAVGVVTGGPLPGGTGAVIAQELVTVKEDRVIFTGKTPQGSNIKTPGEDFRAGDLLARGGTRFDAGLLGVLAAFGNSEVMVYRRPRVMILSLGSEIVPFHAEPVPGQIWDSNGPLVASLVTRNGGQVVGVEVVSEKTNGVKEHLLNMLKQADLVLTIGGGASGVCDNALSELQGIGADILFWGVQIKPGSHSGAAIWESKPIISLSGNPAACAVGYQLLAAPVIRAFQSLDPYPHRLSALCPDPYPKKGGPRRFLRGLATCHQDGWRVSLQPGQKNSMLRSLIGCNALVELPAGHPPLEPGSRVSVLLLNNAYTGMESQA; encoded by the coding sequence GTGCAGCTTAATGTAAATTTAGAAAAAGCATTGGAGTACATCCTTAGCCGTATTAGCCCATTACCTGGTGAATCCATTCCCTTGATGCAGGCGCTTGGTCGTGTTGCCTTTCAGGACTTATTGGCAACCCGGGACTTGCCCTCTCACCCGCAGGCCAGCTTAGATGGCTATGCATTGCATATTAATGATTTAGGTCGGCTTGATAGCTTTAAAGTCCAAGAACGTCTTCGAAACGGCGAGTTGCCACGCTCTCCTCTCATTCCTGGGCATGCAGTCGGTGTTGTAACGGGAGGGCCCTTGCCTGGTGGAACGGGCGCGGTTATAGCTCAGGAATTGGTTACAGTGAAAGAGGATCGCGTGATTTTTACAGGTAAAACCCCCCAGGGCAGCAACATTAAAACTCCAGGCGAGGATTTTCGAGCCGGGGATCTGCTTGCGCGGGGCGGTACCCGCTTCGATGCAGGGCTGCTCGGAGTATTGGCGGCCTTTGGCAATAGTGAAGTCATGGTATACCGGCGTCCCAGGGTGATGATCCTCAGTTTAGGAAGTGAAATTGTTCCCTTTCACGCAGAACCTGTGCCGGGCCAGATTTGGGACAGCAACGGACCCCTTGTGGCATCCCTTGTAACACGTAACGGGGGACAGGTGGTCGGTGTAGAGGTCGTTAGTGAAAAGACTAACGGAGTTAAAGAGCATCTATTAAATATGCTTAAGCAGGCCGACCTTGTGCTTACCATTGGGGGCGGTGCCTCCGGAGTATGCGACAATGCCCTATCAGAACTACAGGGAATTGGAGCGGATATATTATTTTGGGGAGTTCAAATCAAGCCGGGAAGTCATAGCGGTGCGGCCATTTGGGAGTCCAAGCCAATTATATCCCTTTCCGGAAACCCGGCGGCCTGTGCAGTGGGCTACCAACTTCTAGCAGCACCTGTAATTCGCGCTTTTCAGTCCCTTGATCCTTATCCACACCGCCTTTCTGCTTTGTGTCCCGATCCATACCCAAAAAAAGGGGGACCCCGCCGTTTCCTCCGTGGACTTGCCACTTGCCATCAAGATGGGTGGAGGGTTAGCTTGCAGCCGGGCCAGAAAAACAGTATGTTGCGCTCCCTCATCGGTTGTAACGCATTAGTGGAACTGCCGGCGGGGCACCCTCCCCTGGAGCCTGGATCACGGGTATCAGTGCTGCTCTTAAATAATGCTTATACAGGAATGGAGTCTCAGGCTTGA
- a CDS encoding DUF4304 domain-containing protein has product MSNAKRKTTEAMVDWVVPYLMNNGFKGSYPNYRRIRPGQIDLVTFQFSCCDQAFCINIAKCPPEGVRYKTGEFVKPSEVIALHCPQRLYLGVQEGHSYHWFKCNPRRQEIIQKEKYPFVTVYKDTPLKYKYMADDIINLFKKQAEPWWENSEAWWEKGLPTYNKLFMDFFYSFQQSSNMVYRNRRHA; this is encoded by the coding sequence ATGTCAAACGCAAAAAGGAAAACAACCGAAGCAATGGTTGATTGGGTGGTGCCTTATTTAATGAACAACGGATTTAAAGGATCTTACCCAAATTACCGCCGGATACGTCCAGGGCAAATTGACCTTGTAACGTTCCAATTCTCTTGCTGTGACCAAGCTTTTTGTATTAATATTGCTAAATGCCCTCCTGAGGGAGTACGATACAAAACCGGCGAATTTGTGAAACCGTCAGAAGTGATTGCCCTGCATTGTCCCCAAAGGCTTTACCTTGGAGTGCAGGAGGGTCATTCTTATCACTGGTTTAAATGTAACCCCCGCAGGCAGGAAATAATACAAAAAGAAAAATATCCCTTCGTTACAGTATACAAGGATACCCCGCTTAAATATAAATACATGGCTGACGATATTATAAATTTATTTAAAAAACAGGCAGAACCCTGGTGGGAGAATTCCGAAGCCTGGTGGGAAAAAGGTTTACCTACCTACAACAAGCTTTTCATGGATTTTTTCTATAGTTTCCAGCAATCAAGCAATATGGTTTACCGTAATAGACGACATGCTTAG